In the genome of Aureimonas sp. OT7, one region contains:
- the thiB gene encoding thiamine ABC transporter substrate binding subunit: MRTLLLPSLVLATLATTPLSQAFGQDAEKPVLTVYTYDSFVPDWGPGPRIETGFEAICGCDLRFVGLDDGVGILNRLRLEGEGTTADVALGMTTDLIPELRATGLFAPSGIDLSTLDLPVAYDDADFVPFDYAPLAFVYDSETVSTVPDSFDALISGPADEKIVIMDPRTSTPGLGLLLWMKAVYGDAAAEKWKALSPRILTVTPGWSEAYGLFTSGEAPIVLSYTTSPAYHMVEEGSERYKAARFSEGQYMQVEIAGILKTSDHPDLAKAFLEYLVSPEVQSFIPVTNWTLPVVTPSQPLPDAFGKLVSPAKALMIDPEDVAANRQAWTQEWLQAIGR, from the coding sequence ATGCGCACGTTGCTGCTGCCCTCCCTCGTTCTCGCGACCCTGGCGACCACCCCCCTGTCTCAAGCGTTTGGGCAGGATGCGGAGAAACCGGTCCTGACGGTCTATACCTATGACAGTTTCGTGCCGGACTGGGGGCCGGGCCCGCGTATCGAGACGGGGTTCGAGGCGATCTGCGGCTGCGACCTGCGCTTCGTCGGGCTCGACGACGGCGTCGGCATCCTCAATCGCCTGCGCCTCGAAGGCGAGGGCACCACGGCCGATGTCGCCCTGGGGATGACCACCGATCTCATCCCGGAACTGCGTGCCACCGGCCTGTTCGCGCCGTCGGGAATCGACCTGTCGACGCTGGATCTGCCCGTCGCCTACGACGATGCCGATTTCGTGCCGTTCGACTATGCGCCGCTGGCCTTCGTCTACGACAGCGAAACCGTCTCGACCGTGCCCGATAGTTTCGATGCCCTGATCTCCGGGCCGGCCGACGAGAAGATCGTCATCATGGACCCGCGCACCTCGACGCCCGGCCTCGGCCTGCTCCTGTGGATGAAGGCCGTCTACGGCGATGCCGCCGCGGAAAAATGGAAGGCGCTGAGCCCGCGTATCCTCACGGTGACGCCGGGATGGAGCGAGGCGTACGGGCTGTTCACCAGCGGCGAGGCGCCTATCGTCCTGTCCTATACCACGTCGCCGGCCTACCACATGGTCGAAGAAGGAAGCGAGCGCTACAAGGCCGCCCGTTTCTCGGAAGGGCAATACATGCAGGTGGAGATCGCCGGTATTCTCAAGACCTCCGATCACCCGGACCTTGCCAAGGCCTTCCTGGAGTATCTGGTGTCGCCGGAGGTTCAATCCTTCATACCGGTGACCAATTGGACCTTGCCGGTGGTGACGCCGTCGCAGCCCCTGCCGGACGCCTTTGGCAAACTCGTATCCCCGGCCAAGGCGCTGATGATCGACCCCGAGGACGTCGCCGCCAACCGGCAGGCATGGACGCAGGAATGGTTGCAGGCGATTGGCCGCTGA
- the thiP gene encoding thiamine/thiamine pyrophosphate ABC transporter permease, giving the protein MKPSGGRRLAATIGLAFIAMVLLAPFLALPLATGARPALAVVAADPYVHGVLRFTLMQAGLSALLSAVFALPLALAMHRRAFPGRQLILRVLLLPQALPTLVAALGILAVFGRSGLVSSVLAAAGIGRLDIYGLTGILIAHVFFNMPLATRLMLAALSAIPAESWKLAGQLSMGRRATFRLVEWPAIRASLPGILTLVFMLCVTSFAVVLVLGGGPSATTLEVAIYQALRYDFDPARVTALSLLQIVVVSLVLAVSSALGRSDGGIASLGGRARRYDRDGPAARVVDTALIVTGLAFILAPFGAILWNGLASDLRALALQPAVQQALVTSLAIAVSATAMGLALSLALALGRRGRRRGLVDYAGSVVLVVPPIVVGAGWFLILREFAAVASLAPLVVVTANAVMAVPFMLRVLTPAMDRAEAQRARLAAHLGIRGWAYWRLVLWPALRRPLGLALAFGLSLSLGDLGVVALFGSQDLVTLPYLLLQRMGSYRTADAAGIALILAATCLTLMWLAERGAQTDRTP; this is encoded by the coding sequence ATGAAACCGAGCGGCGGACGCCGGCTGGCCGCGACGATCGGCCTTGCCTTCATCGCCATGGTGCTGCTTGCGCCTTTCCTGGCGCTGCCGCTGGCCACCGGGGCACGGCCTGCTTTGGCTGTCGTCGCGGCCGACCCTTATGTCCACGGCGTGCTTCGCTTCACCCTGATGCAGGCGGGGCTTTCCGCGCTTCTGTCGGCAGTCTTCGCCTTGCCCCTGGCCCTGGCGATGCACCGCCGGGCCTTTCCCGGCCGGCAGCTCATCCTGCGCGTCCTGCTGCTGCCGCAGGCCCTGCCCACCCTTGTCGCGGCCCTCGGCATCCTCGCCGTGTTCGGCCGCTCGGGCCTGGTGTCCTCGGTGCTGGCGGCGGCCGGGATCGGCCGGCTGGACATCTACGGCCTGACCGGCATCCTCATCGCGCATGTGTTCTTCAACATGCCGCTGGCCACCCGCCTCATGCTCGCGGCCCTTTCGGCCATTCCGGCGGAAAGCTGGAAACTGGCGGGGCAATTGTCGATGGGGCGCAGGGCCACCTTCCGGCTCGTCGAGTGGCCGGCCATTCGCGCCAGTCTTCCCGGCATCCTGACGCTCGTCTTCATGTTGTGCGTCACCAGCTTCGCCGTCGTGCTGGTGCTCGGTGGGGGGCCATCGGCAACGACGCTGGAAGTGGCGATCTACCAGGCACTTCGCTACGATTTCGACCCGGCCCGGGTAACGGCGCTGTCGCTGCTGCAGATTGTCGTCGTATCCCTCGTGCTTGCGGTGTCGTCCGCCCTCGGCCGGTCGGACGGCGGCATCGCGTCGCTTGGGGGGCGGGCGCGCCGCTACGATCGTGACGGCCCCGCCGCCCGCGTGGTCGATACCGCCCTGATCGTCACGGGCCTTGCATTCATCCTGGCGCCGTTCGGCGCCATTCTCTGGAATGGCCTCGCCTCCGATCTTCGTGCGCTTGCGCTGCAGCCAGCGGTGCAGCAGGCCTTGGTGACCAGTCTTGCGATCGCCGTCTCGGCGACGGCAATGGGCCTTGCCCTGTCGCTGGCCCTCGCCCTCGGCCGGCGGGGCAGGCGGCGCGGCCTTGTCGACTATGCCGGCAGCGTCGTGCTGGTGGTTCCACCGATCGTGGTGGGCGCGGGGTGGTTCCTGATCCTGCGGGAATTCGCGGCGGTCGCATCGCTGGCGCCGCTGGTCGTGGTGACCGCCAATGCGGTCATGGCGGTCCCCTTCATGCTGCGCGTCCTCACGCCGGCCATGGACCGCGCGGAGGCGCAGCGCGCGCGGCTTGCCGCCCATCTGGGCATCCGTGGATGGGCCTACTGGCGGCTGGTGCTCTGGCCGGCGCTGCGACGTCCGCTGGGGCTTGCGTTGGCCTTCGGATTGTCGCTCTCGCTCGGAGATCTCGGCGTGGTCGCGCTGTTCGGCAGCCAGGACCTCGTGACGCTGCCCTATCTCCTGCTGCAGCGGATGGGCAGCTATCGCACCGCGGATGCGGCCGGCATCGCCCTGATCCTGGCCGCCACCTGCCTGACCTTGATGTGGCTTGCCGAACGCGGCGCGCAAACCGACAGGACGCCATGA